A window of Streptomyces sp. NBC_01224 genomic DNA:
CCCGGGCGCGCTCGGCTGGGTCGAACTCATCACCCGGGAGGCCGACCAGTCGCTCGCTTTCTATCCCGCGGTCTTCGGATGGACGGTGAACACCGCTTCGGAGGGCTACACGCAGTGGGGCGTGGCCGGCGAGGACTTCGGCGGCATGCTGATCATGGACGACAGGTTCCCGCCGGAGGCGCCACCCAACTGGCTGCCGTACTTCGCCGTGACGGACGTCGACGCGGCGGCGGCCACCGCCCAGGGGGCCGGCGGCGAACTGCTGATGCCCCCGACGAGCGTGCCGGACGGACCTCGGATCGCGGTGGTCCGGGATCCGCAGGGTGCGGTGTTCGGTATCCACCGGGCGGGCGACGAGGGCCAGTAGGTCCTGTCGTGGGAGCCGGACGCCGGGCGGGGCCGGATGTCGACGACGCCGACGGGCAATCGGGTGGTAGGGGCCCTGCCGACGGGCGGGGTCCCGTACCTCTTGGCCGCCGTTCCGGCAGGTGACACGCTTTTGGAGTCGCTGGACGCCGAGCACCGGGCCACACTGATCGCGACACCCACGTACCCGCGTACCCACCGGTTCGACATCCGCCTGCAGGGGGACGGCGAACGGTCTTCCTGGAGTTCAGCTGATGTACGAGAGCGATGTCGGACTGCTCGCCCCCGGGCGGGCCGGCTCACCCGCCGAGACGGCCACCGGCGACAGCGCCTTTCTGCGGGCGATGCTCGATGCCGAGGCCGCGCTCACCCGCGCCCAGTCCGTCTGCGGGCTCGCCCCCGCCGAGGCCGGGCGGGCGGTGACCGCGGCGGCGGCCGACGCGAGCCGATTCGATGTGCGGGATGTGGCGCTGCGCGCACGTGCGAGCGGCAATCCGGTCACCCCGCTGGTCTTCGACCTGGTCGCCGCAGTGGAGGAGGACGTCCGGCCGTACGTGCACCGGGGCGCCTCCAGCCAGGACATCCTCGACACGGCCGCCATGCTGGTCGCCGCCCGGGCCCTGGCACCGGTGCTCGACGATCTGGCACGGTCCGCGGAGGCGGTGGCACGGCTCGCACTCGCACATCGCAACACCCCGATGGCCGGCCGAACGCTCACCCAGCACGCCGTGCCGACCACCTTCGGGCTGAAGGCCGCCGGGTGGCGTGCACTGATCCTCGACGCACGGGACCGGCTCTCGGCCGTACGGGAATCGCTACCCGCGCAACTCGGTGGCGCGGCAGGAACGTTGGCCGCCTTCAATGCCTTCGCGCCCATCGACGAAGCCGAAGTCGCCGACGACGACGGCCGGGGGCTGACCGTGCTCCAGGCATTCGCGAACGAACTCGGTCTGGCCGAACCGCTGTTGCCGTGGCTCAGTCTGCGTACCCCGAT
This region includes:
- the pcaB gene encoding 3-carboxy-cis,cis-muconate cycloisomerase; this translates as MYESDVGLLAPGRAGSPAETATGDSAFLRAMLDAEAALTRAQSVCGLAPAEAGRAVTAAAADASRFDVRDVALRARASGNPVTPLVFDLVAAVEEDVRPYVHRGASSQDILDTAAMLVAARALAPVLDDLARSAEAVARLALAHRNTPMAGRTLTQHAVPTTFGLKAAGWRALILDARDRLSAVRESLPAQLGGAAGTLAAFNAFAPIDEAEVADDDGRGLTVLQAFANELGLAEPLLPWLSLRTPIADLAGALAFTAGALGKLAVDVLTLSRTEIGEVTEGKGGGSSTMPHKANPVRATLIAAAARRAPGLAATLYGSLAAEDERPAGSWHAEWEPLRELLRLVGGAAYDAAELTDGLRVVPYAMRENLQLTDGLIVSERLAAVFAERIGRKRAKEVLVSAAARARAETTDLADVLGDVLDEEPELAGLDLSDLTEPARYTGCAGVLTDRALDRG